In Deltaproteobacteria bacterium, a single genomic region encodes these proteins:
- a CDS encoding GAF domain-containing protein — protein MFDPLPADADDLARARRHAEVRATIEALLDGEDDWVAAMATVVCELHHAFAHHHWTGFYRVIAPELLAVGPYQGGHGCLRIPFSRGVCGAVARTRATALVADVEAFADHIACSSTTRSELVVPVLGRDGACIAVLDLDSDLPAAFREVDSAALESLCAMLGQRFG, from the coding sequence ATGTTCGACCCGCTGCCCGCCGACGCCGACGATCTCGCCCGCGCCCGACGACACGCCGAGGTGCGCGCGACGATCGAGGCCCTGCTGGACGGCGAGGACGACTGGGTGGCGGCGATGGCGACGGTCGTGTGCGAGCTCCACCACGCCTTCGCGCATCACCACTGGACCGGCTTCTACCGCGTGATCGCACCCGAGCTGCTCGCGGTGGGGCCGTATCAAGGGGGCCACGGCTGCCTGCGCATTCCGTTCTCCCGTGGGGTCTGTGGCGCCGTGGCGCGGACCCGCGCCACCGCGCTGGTCGCCGACGTCGAGGCCTTCGCCGATCACATCGCGTGCTCGTCGACCACGCGATCGGAGCTCGTGGTGCCGGTGCTCGGCCGCGACGGTGCGTGCATCGCCGTGCTCGATCTCGACTCCGATCTGCCCGCGGCGTTCCGCGAGGTCGACAGCGCCGCACTCGAGTCGCTGTGCGCGATGCTCGGGCAGCGGTTCGGGTGA
- a CDS encoding DUF4215 domain-containing protein produces MIRLLSALALVPLVVPTVAAAADRAATLHAGQVLRAPDGRAVARDRDVQWRADPSAAPARRVDALRRELGPAWIAWDQHAGTPHRILLEGIDVPGAMLDPTIAQAHARALLRRHVALLAPGASADDFVLVTDDLSGGQRSIAFAQHHRGVPVRGGTIQFRYAHDRLVMIGSDALPDVEVATRSTTAAAALAGTRARDWVRGDVDGGKHVVASTAPIEILPVPRTGGGFEYREVVPVTIEVESPRSRWTVFTDATSGEPVARKQDLVFETAGLVYRVPVRSPQTAPADYGAAFVDLQLDGVDLQTDAVGVYQYQTAGFAGSNAPVGPFVRIVNEAGAVASQQFQASPGSGWVWAAGDDSELDAQLTAFVHLSLVKAYVRGIAPGLAWLDNQLQAHVNVNDQCNAMSDGDSVYFYLASDSCENTGRIADVMYHEFGHSVHQQSLIPGVGFFDTALSEGISDYLAMTIVGESPMARGFFYDDTPLRDADPQGYEFRWPEDRGEVHDEGRIIAGALWDLRKAMIAKYGQSAGVFATDRIWYESTRRAVDIPSMYVEALLVDDDDGNLANGTPNVCEINDAYGPHGLFSIGEAGEQVVAEAGTDSLTITVQAALPNFPQCPVSATPTLEWNNVTTGEGGGVQLDGASGAWSTTISNIPANSHLEYQVRMNYDNGAERTLPDNAADPFYQAWVGEVTPLYCTGFTDISGQWSFLGDWNVGNPAGNAGNRDPVSSFDGDDVIAGTNVNASGLYLPSSFSAALAPKIATLGATNVRLQYWRWLTVEDGFFDRASIKVDGTDIWQNHASSEDFLATLHHVDREWRFHDLDLSAAAADGIIDLEFDLAADGGLQFGGWNLDALCVVSVGEPPLISCGDGLLDAGEQCDDANLVDGDGCSSACVIEGGTTDPSGGTTDPSGGDTDTDGETDGDTDGDPSLDGGGLLGRGCGCQLRDDGESPAWAVLGLALLARRRRRRR; encoded by the coding sequence GTGATCCGGCTGCTCTCCGCGCTCGCGCTCGTCCCCCTCGTCGTCCCGACTGTTGCAGCGGCGGCCGATCGCGCCGCGACGCTGCACGCGGGCCAGGTCCTGCGCGCGCCCGATGGCCGCGCGGTGGCCCGCGATCGCGACGTGCAGTGGCGCGCCGATCCCTCGGCTGCACCCGCGCGCCGCGTCGACGCGCTGCGACGCGAGCTGGGACCGGCGTGGATCGCCTGGGACCAGCACGCCGGCACGCCGCACCGCATCCTGCTCGAAGGCATCGACGTGCCGGGCGCGATGCTCGACCCCACGATCGCGCAGGCCCACGCCCGCGCGCTGCTGCGACGGCACGTGGCCCTGCTGGCCCCGGGCGCGAGCGCCGACGACTTCGTGCTCGTCACCGATGACCTCTCCGGCGGCCAGCGATCGATCGCGTTCGCCCAGCACCATCGCGGCGTGCCGGTGCGCGGCGGCACCATCCAGTTCCGCTACGCCCACGACCGCTTGGTGATGATCGGCTCCGACGCGTTGCCCGACGTCGAGGTCGCGACGCGTTCGACGACCGCCGCCGCCGCGCTCGCAGGCACGCGCGCCCGCGACTGGGTCCGTGGCGACGTCGATGGCGGCAAGCATGTCGTGGCCTCGACCGCGCCGATCGAGATCCTGCCGGTCCCACGCACGGGCGGCGGATTCGAGTACCGCGAGGTCGTGCCGGTCACGATCGAGGTCGAGTCGCCGCGCAGTCGCTGGACCGTGTTCACCGACGCGACCAGCGGCGAGCCGGTCGCGCGCAAGCAGGACCTCGTGTTCGAGACCGCGGGCTTGGTCTACCGCGTGCCGGTCCGCTCACCGCAGACCGCCCCGGCCGACTACGGCGCGGCGTTCGTCGATCTGCAGCTCGACGGCGTCGATCTGCAGACGGATGCGGTCGGGGTGTACCAGTACCAGACCGCCGGCTTCGCCGGCTCCAACGCGCCGGTCGGCCCGTTCGTGCGCATCGTGAACGAGGCCGGCGCGGTCGCGAGCCAGCAGTTCCAGGCCTCGCCGGGCAGCGGCTGGGTGTGGGCCGCCGGCGACGACTCCGAGCTCGACGCCCAGCTCACCGCGTTCGTGCACCTGTCGCTGGTCAAGGCCTACGTTCGCGGCATCGCGCCGGGACTGGCGTGGCTGGACAACCAGCTGCAGGCCCACGTCAACGTCAACGACCAGTGCAACGCGATGTCGGACGGCGACTCGGTGTACTTCTATCTCGCGAGCGACTCGTGCGAGAACACCGGGCGCATCGCCGATGTGATGTACCACGAGTTCGGTCACTCGGTGCACCAGCAATCGCTGATCCCCGGGGTCGGGTTCTTCGACACTGCGCTGTCGGAGGGCATCTCGGACTACCTCGCGATGACGATCGTGGGCGAGTCGCCGATGGCCCGTGGTTTCTTCTACGACGACACGCCGCTGCGCGACGCCGACCCGCAGGGCTACGAGTTCCGCTGGCCCGAGGATCGCGGCGAGGTCCACGACGAAGGTCGCATCATCGCGGGCGCGCTGTGGGACCTCCGCAAGGCGATGATCGCCAAGTACGGCCAGAGCGCAGGGGTCTTCGCGACCGATCGCATCTGGTACGAGTCGACCCGGCGCGCGGTCGACATCCCGTCGATGTACGTCGAGGCGTTGTTGGTCGACGACGACGACGGCAACCTCGCCAACGGCACGCCCAACGTCTGCGAGATCAACGACGCCTACGGGCCCCACGGCCTGTTCAGCATCGGCGAGGCCGGCGAGCAGGTCGTCGCCGAGGCGGGCACCGATAGCCTCACCATCACGGTGCAGGCGGCGCTGCCCAACTTCCCCCAGTGCCCGGTGTCCGCGACGCCCACGCTCGAGTGGAACAACGTCACCACCGGCGAGGGCGGCGGCGTGCAGCTCGACGGAGCCTCGGGGGCGTGGAGCACGACGATCTCGAACATCCCCGCGAACTCGCACCTCGAGTACCAGGTCCGCATGAACTACGACAACGGCGCGGAGCGGACGCTGCCAGACAACGCCGCTGATCCGTTCTACCAGGCGTGGGTCGGCGAGGTCACGCCGCTGTACTGCACCGGCTTCACCGACATCTCCGGCCAGTGGAGCTTCCTCGGTGACTGGAACGTGGGCAACCCCGCCGGCAACGCGGGCAACCGCGACCCGGTCAGCAGCTTCGACGGTGACGACGTCATCGCCGGCACCAACGTCAACGCGTCCGGGCTCTACCTGCCATCGTCGTTCTCGGCCGCGCTCGCGCCGAAGATCGCGACCTTGGGCGCGACCAACGTGCGCCTGCAGTACTGGCGATGGTTGACGGTCGAGGATGGCTTCTTCGACCGCGCGAGCATCAAGGTCGACGGCACCGACATCTGGCAGAACCACGCCTCGTCGGAGGATTTCCTCGCCACGCTGCACCACGTCGATCGCGAGTGGCGCTTCCACGACCTCGATCTCAGCGCGGCCGCGGCCGACGGCATCATCGATCTCGAGTTCGACCTCGCAGCCGACGGTGGGCTCCAGTTCGGCGGCTGGAACCTCGACGCGTTGTGCGTGGTCTCGGTCGGCGAGCCCCCGCTCATCAGCTGTGGCGACGGCCTGCTCGATGCCGGCGAGCAGTGCGACGACGCCAACCTCGTCGACGGCGACGGCTGCAGCAGCGCGTGCGTGATCGAAGGCGGCACCACCGACCCCAGCGGCGGCACCACCGATCCCAGTGGCGGCGACACCGATACCGACGGCGAAACGGACGGCGACACCGATGGCGATCCGAGCCTCGACGGCGGCGGCCTGCTGGGCCGCGGCTGCGGCTGCCAGCTGCGCGACGACGGCGAGTCGCCCGCCTGGGCGGTGCTCGGCCTCGCCCTGCTCGCGCGACGTCGACGTCGACGTCGCTGA
- a CDS encoding NADH:flavin oxidoreductase, giving the protein MYKPPERIKHVHPDGGWPTAGVAATSRWFSPVEIGALTLRTRTWVPAMVPWRASDEGFVTPEVLSWYGRFAQGRPGAIVVEATGIRDVPSGPLLRIGHDRFVPGLRSLVETVRRESDGHTRLFVQLIDFLTIRRRPEPATYFRRHLVLGDHHRRAVPQAQGDAAVREALLAMPDDELASVLTARELESLRMGFRERVTDLHLPHIRALPQQLPLDFAAAAVRAQAAGFDGVELHYAHAYTMASLLSRRNDRDDGHGGSREGRLRAPLEVFAAVRTATAPSFAVGCRFLADECIEGGSDVDDATAYALAFARAGMDFLSLSRGGKFEDAQQPKPGAAAYPYTGRSGYECMPTVLSDAQGPFGRNLAAAATIKAALVAAGERVPLVVTGGICSFAQAESILAAGHADVVGAARQSLADPDWFLKVELGRGDAVRRCKFTNYCEALDQQHKPVTCQLWDRSSQDDGPDVPMTADGRRRLIAPRWQR; this is encoded by the coding sequence ATGTACAAGCCGCCCGAACGCATCAAGCACGTCCACCCCGACGGCGGCTGGCCCACCGCCGGGGTCGCCGCGACCTCGCGATGGTTCTCGCCGGTCGAGATCGGCGCGCTGACGCTGCGCACGCGGACGTGGGTTCCGGCGATGGTGCCGTGGCGCGCCAGTGACGAGGGCTTCGTGACGCCCGAAGTGTTGTCGTGGTACGGCCGCTTCGCGCAGGGGCGGCCCGGTGCGATCGTGGTCGAGGCCACCGGCATCCGCGATGTCCCCAGCGGTCCGCTGCTGCGCATCGGCCACGATCGCTTCGTGCCCGGCCTGCGATCGCTGGTCGAGACCGTGCGCCGCGAGAGCGACGGGCACACGCGCTTGTTCGTGCAGCTGATCGACTTCCTGACCATCCGTCGTCGCCCCGAGCCGGCGACCTACTTCCGACGTCACCTCGTGCTCGGGGATCACCACCGTCGCGCGGTGCCCCAGGCGCAAGGCGACGCGGCCGTGCGCGAGGCGTTGCTCGCGATGCCCGACGACGAGCTCGCGTCGGTACTGACGGCCCGCGAGCTCGAGTCGCTACGCATGGGCTTCCGCGAGCGCGTCACGGACCTGCACCTGCCGCACATCCGCGCGCTGCCGCAGCAGCTGCCCCTCGACTTCGCGGCCGCGGCCGTGCGCGCGCAGGCGGCCGGCTTCGACGGCGTCGAGCTGCACTACGCCCACGCGTACACCATGGCCTCGCTGCTCTCGCGGCGAAACGATCGCGACGATGGCCACGGCGGCTCGCGCGAGGGCCGATTGCGGGCCCCGCTCGAGGTCTTCGCCGCGGTGCGGACCGCGACTGCGCCGTCGTTCGCGGTCGGCTGTCGCTTCCTCGCCGACGAGTGCATCGAGGGCGGCAGCGACGTCGACGATGCGACCGCCTACGCGCTGGCGTTCGCGCGCGCGGGCATGGACTTCCTGTCGCTCTCCCGCGGTGGCAAGTTCGAGGACGCGCAGCAACCCAAGCCCGGCGCCGCCGCGTATCCGTACACCGGCCGCAGCGGCTACGAGTGCATGCCGACGGTGTTGTCCGACGCCCAGGGTCCGTTCGGTCGCAACCTCGCAGCCGCCGCGACCATCAAGGCCGCGCTGGTGGCCGCGGGCGAGCGCGTGCCGCTGGTGGTCACCGGCGGCATCTGCAGCTTCGCGCAGGCCGAGTCGATCCTCGCGGCCGGCCACGCCGATGTCGTCGGTGCCGCGCGGCAATCCCTGGCCGACCCGGACTGGTTCCTCAAGGTGGAGCTCGGTCGCGGCGATGCCGTGCGCCGCTGCAAGTTCACCAACTACTGCGAGGCGCTCGACCAGCAGCACAAGCCGGTTACCTGCCAGCTGTGGGATCGCTCGTCGCAGGACGACGGCCCCGACGTGCCGATGACCGCCGATGGTCGTCGGCGGCTCATCGCCCCGCGCTGGCAGCGGTAG
- a CDS encoding DUF4215 domain-containing protein, with translation MAIVGDMWRRLMALALATSACAGGLGSEGSGGASITFGPITFGDGSGSDSSGGGSDGTVSNTGNVSITTSDVTTDTAGTSGGDDSSDSDTDTGVPPGCGDGVVDPGEECDLGPANADYGPCKSDCTNAYCGDGIPGPGEACDDANMINDDACTNTCMLTSCGDGLVTGGELCDDGNTNDDDACPSNCQPASCGDGFVQAGVEQCDEGAATGTCDGDCTLVSCGDGTPNGNAGEQCDDGNGNDGDDCPGNCHVAACGDGYLHAGVEQCDDGNVASGDGCSGSCAAEFPNVCDGGVDPGSGAAWVVCAADANSAWISANSAGNYHPVQICQSLGYDNVGQWGGTCGNVCGYCEGPTSCGATGQQYFDNGAWGGVGNCGADGIGQILCITVMWTCV, from the coding sequence ATGGCGATCGTGGGCGACATGTGGCGGAGACTGATGGCGCTCGCGCTGGCGACCTCTGCGTGCGCCGGGGGCCTCGGCAGCGAGGGCAGCGGGGGCGCGTCGATCACCTTCGGCCCGATCACGTTCGGTGACGGCAGCGGCAGCGACAGCAGTGGCGGCGGCAGCGATGGCACCGTGAGCAACACCGGTAACGTCAGCATCACGACCAGCGATGTCACCACCGACACCGCGGGCACCAGTGGCGGCGACGACAGCAGCGACTCGGACACCGACACCGGGGTCCCGCCGGGTTGTGGCGATGGCGTCGTCGATCCCGGTGAGGAGTGCGATCTCGGCCCGGCCAACGCCGACTACGGGCCGTGCAAGAGCGACTGCACCAACGCGTACTGCGGCGACGGCATCCCCGGTCCCGGTGAGGCCTGCGACGACGCGAACATGATCAACGACGACGCGTGCACCAACACGTGCATGCTGACCAGCTGTGGCGACGGCCTGGTCACCGGCGGCGAGCTCTGCGACGACGGCAACACCAACGACGACGATGCCTGCCCCTCGAACTGCCAGCCCGCCAGCTGCGGCGACGGCTTCGTGCAGGCGGGCGTCGAGCAGTGTGACGAGGGCGCCGCGACCGGGACCTGTGACGGCGACTGTACGCTCGTGAGCTGCGGTGACGGCACGCCCAACGGCAACGCCGGCGAGCAGTGCGACGACGGCAACGGCAACGACGGCGACGACTGTCCTGGGAACTGTCACGTCGCGGCCTGCGGCGACGGCTACCTGCATGCGGGCGTCGAGCAGTGCGACGACGGCAACGTCGCGTCGGGCGACGGCTGCTCGGGGAGCTGCGCCGCGGAGTTCCCCAACGTCTGCGACGGCGGCGTGGATCCGGGCAGCGGCGCCGCGTGGGTGGTCTGCGCGGCGGATGCGAACAGCGCGTGGATCTCGGCCAACAGCGCGGGGAACTACCACCCGGTGCAGATCTGCCAGAGCCTCGGCTACGACAACGTCGGCCAGTGGGGTGGCACGTGCGGCAACGTTTGCGGCTACTGCGAGGGTCCGACCTCGTGCGGCGCGACCGGTCAGCAGTACTTCGACAACGGTGCGTGGGGTGGCGTCGGCAACTGCGGTGCCGATGGCATCGGGCAGATCCTCTGCATCACCGTGATGTGGACCTGCGTGTAG